In Planctomycetia bacterium, one DNA window encodes the following:
- a CDS encoding TM2 domain-containing protein produces the protein MALERGEAPTLPARGARREGRQDAAQGGERGAPPVSPGFGLLPLERELPIVGPKSRVVAGLLGIFLGALGIHRFYLGYTGIGLLMLLITVLGGAATFVCMPGSGCGFVALWGFIEGVLCLCGSMRDAQGRELA, from the coding sequence GTGGCGCTGGAACGCGGTGAAGCGCCGACCTTGCCCGCACGCGGCGCACGGCGCGAAGGAAGGCAGGATGCCGCGCAGGGCGGCGAACGCGGCGCGCCGCCGGTCTCACCGGGCTTCGGCTTGCTGCCGCTGGAGCGAGAGCTGCCGATCGTCGGGCCGAAGAGCCGCGTCGTGGCGGGGCTGCTGGGGATCTTTCTCGGCGCGCTGGGCATTCACCGCTTTTACCTCGGTTACACGGGGATCGGCCTGCTGATGCTGCTGATCACGGTGCTCGGCGGCGCGGCGACTTTTGTCTGTATGCCAGGCTCGGGCTGCGGATTCGTCGCCCTCTGGGGGTTCATCGAGGGCGTGCTTTGCCTGTGCGGCTCGATGCGCGACGCGCAAGGACGCGAACTGGCGTAG